In Paralichthys olivaceus isolate ysfri-2021 chromosome 1, ASM2471397v2, whole genome shotgun sequence, the following are encoded in one genomic region:
- the itsn2b gene encoding intersectin-2b isoform X1: MNGGLSIWAVTPGERDKHDQKFDTLSPTMGYVSGEQARKFFLQSGLPASVLAEIWSLADMNKDGKMDRLEFSIAMKLIKLKLQGTPLPSALPIIMKQPPVSVQGLNNPTSSMTNPAYGNMSMMPGTNLSMLTSISLATPGLSPLTPMTGLTPLVPTATGLSPLIASTMGNVTLPNGTMGILHPIPTGPLATGLPLSVSNYSSPLGMSSSPAGINKAPSLLDLGSSSSASSSPSVMSPMVAGPSDWAVPHASRLKYRQQFNSLDKQMTGYLTGQQVRGAMATTMLTQTQLASIWTLADVDKDGKLKAEEFILAMHLVDMAKSGQPLPLMLPSELVPPTQRGALNGSSSSLYAALTDDFDIEPPQKVKSNLSFEDRFKANLERGNAELEKRRVALQEAERRERERRAQKEREEREKREREAWEAEERRRKEEERRLERQRELERQKEEERQREIERKEAAQRELERQRKEEWERRRRGELQIKREQEQDDILRLKAKKRSLEMELEAVGNKHRQISDRLRDIHNKKKVQKTELDLTSQRKESRQQDINNVHKQLEEFQRKLSQMTPEQKRLREKLKNMTLNNLPVSSMSTMKVSVSEKKGKCMKLRDQLETLEKETAAKLAEMDHYNKNVQYVGSEDSMLQAVFCLLACLRNLFYLLKELRESQRKQQEALEKLRSIKEDKRRELIRRKEQEEERKRQEEERKRKEEEEAQRRIKIEKERQWQEKLRMDEEERQRRLQEEKEAKQREEEERERQALIRAAKEQAERELRAKEEAERKRREEERRKREEEERKKREEEERQRQVERQRQEEERRKLEEERRQLEEERRKLEEERRKEEKRRKDEEERKRLEVERREMEHRREREEEERRRQRAAEAAVRDAETRKKHEEEESRKREEEERRRRDEERKRVQQQQEEEKRRREEERKRGEEERNRKKEEEERRKAEEDRKRKEEASRKQQQPSGGGKLDIQEKLTNLLRGLEERKGGQPRATHHRKSAALTSFKALYSFTARNTEELSFNADDIIEIDETAEREEGWLYGSKQGKMGWFPESYVEKVTPSNTSNNAAAAAAAVAAAAAPPTAPTKVPLQSQLSNALEAAKAGGTKSAFTPTHSPHLAPLETQGQQVVGNLLAQALCSWTAKTDNHLNFNKDDVIQVLEQQENWWLGELNGEKGWFPKTYVTLLGEEESSDKSSPPDESSDSLQPEEYVALYTYESPEPGDLTFKEGDMILVSKREGEWWNGSIGDRTGLFPGNYVKPKETETSSISGKKKQEIGQVIKAHSSAGPEQLNLENGQLVLILGKNASGWWLGELQARGKKRQKGWFPSSHIKILGSNSGKSTPAPQPVCQVIAIYDYTAANGDEMSFSKAQLINVIDKSNPDWWKGEINGVTGLFPTNYVTMTTAECDPSQQWCADLNSLDSLSPQEKKRQGYIHELIQTEERYVEDLNIVLEVFHKPMSESGRLNETEMSMIFVNWKELLACNTKLLKALRVRKNTGGDNMPVQMIGDILAEELSHMQPYIRFCSCQINGATLLQNRTDNEPDFKTFLKKIATDYRCKGMPLSSFLLKPMQRITRYPLHIKNILECTAEAHADRDPLRESLERAEELCQQVNEGVREKENSDRLEWIQTHVQCDGAVENLVFNSLTNCLGPRKLLHSGKMFKAKSNKELWSFLFNDFLLLTYAAKQFTSSGPDKLFSNKNNAQLKMYKPPVLLNEVLVKLPDPSSDEPIFHISHIDRVYILRTDNINERTAWVQKIKAASEEFIDTEKKKREKAYQARSVKSSGIGRLLVNILEATELKAGKPNGKSNPYCEVTMGAQIFTSRTLNDTLNPKWNFNCQFHIRDIYQDVLCITIFERDQFSPDVFLGRTEAPVATIKKELENKGPVTRRLLLHEVPTGEVWVRLDLQLFSGK; this comes from the exons ATGAATG GTGGTCTAAGCATATGGGCAGTCACTCCTGGGGAGAGGGACAAACATGATCAGAAGTTTGACACCCTCTCCCCAACAATGGGCTATGTCTCAG GGGAGCAGGCAAGGAAGTTTTTCCTCCAGTCAGGGCTACCTGCTTCAGTTTTGGCCGAGATATG GTCTTTGGCTGATATGAACAAAGATGGGAAGATGGACAGGTTGGAGTTTTCCATTGCTATGAAGCTCATAAAGCTAAAACTCCAGGGTACGCCGCTCCCTTCAGCACTGCCAATCATCATGAAGCAGCCCCCAGTGTCTGTTCAAGGCCTCAATAACCCCACCTCATCCATGACCAACCCCGCCTATG GTAACATGTCCATGATGCCTGGGACAAACCTTAGCATGTTAACCTCTATCTCCTTGGCAACCCCTGGACTCTCACCTTTGACACCAATGACAGGCCTCACCCCTTTGGTTCCTACGGCAACTGGCCTGAGCCCTCTCATAGCCTCCACCATGGGAAATGTCACACTGCCAAATGGCACCATGGGAATTCTCCATCCAATCCCAACTGGACCTTTGGCAACTG gTCTTCCTCTATCTGTGTCCAACTACTCCTCTCCGCTAGGAATGTCCTCTTCTCCTGCTGGTATAAACAAGGCCCCATCACTGCTGGACCTGGGATCCagcag CTCCGCTTCCTCGTCCCCATCTGTGATGTCACCTATGGTTGCTGGTCCCAGTGACTGGGCCGTGCCACATGCCTCTAGACTTAAATACAGACAGCAGTTCAACAGTCTGGATAAACAGATGACTGGATACCTCACTG GTCAACAGGTGAGAGGTGCCATGGCAACCACGATGCTGACTCAGACACAGCTGGCCTCCATCTG GACTTTAGCAGATGTGGATAAGGATGGCAAGCTGAAGGCTGAGGAGTTTATTCTGGCAATGCACCTGGTTGACATGGCAAAGAGCGGCCAACCACTGCCGCTAATGCTGCCAAGTGAGCTGGTGCCACCCACACAAAG GGGTGCACTGAATGGATCCAGCTCTTCTCTCTATGCAGCCCTGACTGACGACTTCGACATCGAACCTCCACAGAAAGTCAAGAGCAACC TGTCATTTGAGGATAGATTCAAAGCCAACCTGGAGCGAGGAAATGCAGAACTGGAGAAAAGACGAGTGGCGTTGCAGGAAGCTGAGAGGAGGGAGCGTGAGCGGCGTGCtcaaaaggagagagaggagcgagaaaagagagagagggaagcctgggaggcagaggagaggaggcggaaagaagaggagagaaggttGGAGCGACAGAGGGAGCTAGAGaggcagaaagaagaagagcGACAGAGGGAGATAGAAAGAAAGGAG GCTGCACAGCGGGAGCTTGAGCGtcagaggaaggaggagtgGGAGAGAAGGAGACGAGGAGAGCTCCAGATAAagagggagcaggagcaggatgATATCCTCAGACTGAAAGCTAAGAAGAGGAGTCTGGAGATGGAGCTGGAAGCTGTG GGTAACAAGCATCGTCAGATCTCAGACCGGCTGCGTGACATTCATAATAAGAAGAAGGTTCAGAAGACGGAGCTGGATCTCACCAGTCAAAGGAAAGAGTCACGTCAACAGGACATTAACAACGTACACAAACAGCtagag GAGTTCCAGAGGAAGTTGTCCCAGATGACTCCGGAGCAGAAGAGACTCCGAGAGAAACTCAAAAACATGACCCTGAATAACCTGCCTG TGTCATCCATGTCCACCATGAAGGTGAGCGTTTCTGAGAAAAAAGGGAAGTGTATGAAACTGCGAGATCAGCtggaaactctggagaaagagaCTGCTGCCAAACTGGCTGAGATGGAccattataataaaaatgtgcag TATGTGGGATCTGAGGACTCTATGCTTCAGGCTGTCTTCTGTCTGCTGGCCTGCCTCCGTAACCTCTTCTACCTACTAAAG GAACTGAGAGAAAGccagaggaagcagcaggaagCATTAGAGAAACTACGGAGCATCAAAGAGGACAAACGACGTGAGCTGATTCGAAgaaaggagcaggaagaggagaggaaacgacaggaggaggaaaggaagcggaaggaggaagaggaagctcAAAG ACGTATTAAAATCGAAAAGGAGCGCCAGTGGCAGGAGAAGCTGAGGATGGATGAAGAGGAGCGTCAGAGGAGactccaggaggagaaagaggctaaacagagggaggaggaggagagggagagacaggcgTTGATCCGAGCTGCAAAAGAGCAGGCCGAGCGAGAGCTCAGAGcaaaagaggaggcagagcgcaagagacgagaggaggagagacggaaaagagaagaggaggagaggaagaaaagagaggaggaggagcgtcAAAGGCaggtggagagacagaggcaggaggaggagagaagaaagctggaggaggaaaggagacagctagaggaagaaaggagaaaaCTTGAGGAAGAGCgtagaaaagaggagaaaagaaggaaagatgaGGAGGAGCGGAAGAGGTTAGAGGTGgaaaggagagagatggagcacaggagggagagggaggaggaggagaggaggagacaaaggGCGGCCGAGGCCGCTGTCCGAGATGCAGAGACGAGGAAAAAgcacgaggaagaggagagcaggaagagagaggaggaggaaaggcgaagaagggatgaagagaggaaaagggttcagcagcagcaggaggaggagaagagaaggcgtgaggaggaaagaaagaggggggaagaggagaggaatagaaagaaggaggaagaggaaaggaggaaagCCGAggaggacagaaagagaaaggaggaggcaTCTcgtaagcagcagcagcccagtGGAGGAGGGAAGCTGGATATTCAGGAGAAACTGACAAATCTGCTGAGAGgactggaggagaggaaag GTGGACAACCCAGAGCCACACATCACAGGAAATCAGCTGCTCTCACTTCCTTTAAAGCGCTTTACTCGTTCACTGCACGAAACACCGAAGAGCTCAGCTTCAATGCAGATGATATCATTGAG ATTGATGAGACAGCAGAGCGGGAGGAGGGTTGGCTGTATGGCAGCAAACAAGGGAAGATGGGTTGGTTCCCAGAGAGCTACGTCGAGAAAGTGACCCCATCAAACACTTCTaataatgctgctgctgctgctgctgctgttgctgctgctgctgctccaccaacTGCTCCAACTAAGGTGCCGCTCCAGTCACAGCTTTCCAATGCGCTTGAGGCTGCCAAAGCAGGAGGCACCAAATCTGCCTTCACACCAACACACTCTCCACACCTCGCACCCTTGGAGACACAAGGACAG CAGGTGGTAGGAAACCTGCTTGCCCAGGCCCTGTGTTCGTGGACAGCAAAGACGGACAATCATCTGAACTTCAACAAGGACGATGTCATCCAGgtgctggagcagcaggagaactGGTGGCTGGGAGAGCTGAATGGTGAAAAGGGCTGGTTCCCGAAGACTTACGTGACACTgctgggagaagaggagagttCAGA CAAGAGTTCCCCTCCTGATGAGTCCAGTGACAGTCTGCAGCCTGAAG aATATGTGGCATTGTATACATATGAGTCTCCGGAGCCTGGTGATTTAACGTTCAAAGAAGGGGACATGATCTTGGTGAGcaagagagaaggagagtggTGGAACGGCTCGATAGGCGACCGAACAGGCTTGTTCCCCGGCAACTATGTGAAACCCAAAGAGACAGAG ACATCGAGCATTTCTGGAAAGAAGAAGCAAG agatAGGCCAGGTGATCAAGGCCCACTCCTCTGCTGGCCCTGAGCAGCTAAATCTGGAAAACGGCCAGCTTGTCCTCATCCTTGGAAAGAACGCCTCTGGCTGGTGGCTAGGAGAACTACAG GCCCGTGgtaaaaagagacagaagggCTGGTTCCCTTCTTCTCACATCAAAATATTGGGATCCAACAGTGGAAAGTCCACCCCAGCCCCCCAGCCAG tctgtcagGTGATTGCCATATATGACTATACCGCCGCCAACGGGGACGAAATGAGCTTCTCGAAAGCTCAACTGATCAACGTCATAGACAAGAGCAACCCTGATTGGTGGAAAGGAGAGATCAACGGGGTCACTGGCCTGTTCCCCACCAATTACGTTACGATGACCACGGCAGAATGCGACCCCAGCCAGCAAT GGTGTGCAGACCTGAACAGCCTGGACTCACTGAGCCCtcaggagaagaagagacaggGTTACATCCACGAGCTGATACAGACCGAGGAGAGATACGTGGAAGACTTGAATATAGTGCTAGAG gttttcCACAAGCCTATGTCAGAGTCAGGCCGGTTGAATGAGACAGAGATGTCCATGATCTTTGTCAACTGGAAAGAGCTGCTGGCCTGCAACACCAAACTTCTCAA GGCTCTACGTGTTCGTAAGAACACAGGTGGGGACAACATGCCGGTGCAGATGATTGGAGATATACTAGCTGAGGAGCTGTCTCACATGCAGCCTTACATCCGTTTCTGCTCCTGCCAAATCAACGGAGCCACGCTGCTCCAGAATCGCACCGACAACGAGCCGGACTTCAAGACCTTCCTCAAG AAAATCGCCACAGACTACAGGTGTAAGGGAATGCCGCTGTCCAGCTTCCTGCTGAAACCCATGCAGAGGATCACACGCTACCCACTGCACATCAAAAAT atccTGGAGTGCACTGCAGAGGCCCATGCTGATCGAGATCCTCTGAGAGAGTCTCTGGAGCGAGCCGAGGAACTCTGTCAACAG GTGAACGAGGGcgtcagagagaaggagaactCTGACAGACTGGAATGGATTCAGACCCATGTACAATGTGATGGTGCTGTAGAG AACCTGGTCTTTAACTCTCTTACCAACTGTTTAGGCCCCAGGAAGTTACTCCACAGTGGTAAG ATGTTCAAGGCAAAGAGCAACAAGGAGCTGTGGTCTTTCCTCTTCAACGACTTCCTGCTCCTGACGTATGCAGCGAAACAGTTCACCTCTTCTGGGCCCGATAAACTGTTCAGCAACAAGAACAATGCACAGCTCAAGATGTACAAACCA cCTGTGCTGTTAAATGAAGTTCTGGTGAAGCTGCCTGATCCTTCCAGTGACGAGCCCATTTTCCACATCTCACACATTGATAGAGTCTACATCCTCAGGACTGACAACATCAATGAACG GACGGCGTGGGTCCAGAAGATCAAGGCTGCGTCTGAAGAGTTCATTGATacggaaaagaaaaaaagggaaaaggctTATCAAG ctcgGTCTGTGAAGTCAAGTGGAATTGGCAGACTCCTCGTCAACATCTTAGAAGCAACTGAGCTCAAGGCTGGAAAACCAAATG
- the itsn2b gene encoding intersectin-2b isoform X3, translating to MNGGLSIWAVTPGERDKHDQKFDTLSPTMGYVSGEQARKFFLQSGLPASVLAEIWSLADMNKDGKMDRLEFSIAMKLIKLKLQGTPLPSALPIIMKQPPVSVQGLNNPTSSMTNPAYGNMSMMPGTNLSMLTSISLATPGLSPLTPMTGLTPLVPTATGLSPLIASTMGNVTLPNGTMGILHPIPTGPLATGLPLSVSNYSSPLGMSSSPAGINKAPSLLDLGSSSSASSSPSVMSPMVAGPSDWAVPHASRLKYRQQFNSLDKQMTGYLTGQQVRGAMATTMLTQTQLASIWTLADVDKDGKLKAEEFILAMHLVDMAKSGQPLPLMLPSELVPPTQRGALNGSSSSLYAALTDDFDIEPPQKVKSNLSFEDRFKANLERGNAELEKRRVALQEAERRERERRAQKEREEREKREREAWEAEERRRKEEERRLERQRELERQKEEERQREIERKEAAQRELERQRKEEWERRRRGELQIKREQEQDDILRLKAKKRSLEMELEAVGNKHRQISDRLRDIHNKKKVQKTELDLTSQRKESRQQDINNVHKQLEEFQRKLSQMTPEQKRLREKLKNMTLNNLPVSSMSTMKVSVSEKKGKCMKLRDQLETLEKETAAKLAEMDHYNKNVQELRESQRKQQEALEKLRSIKEDKRRELIRRKEQEEERKRQEEERKRKEEEEAQRRIKIEKERQWQEKLRMDEEERQRRLQEEKEAKQREEEERERQALIRAAKEQAERELRAKEEAERKRREEERRKREEEERKKREEEERQRQVERQRQEEERRKLEEERRQLEEERRKLEEERRKEEKRRKDEEERKRLEVERREMEHRREREEEERRRQRAAEAAVRDAETRKKHEEEESRKREEEERRRRDEERKRVQQQQEEEKRRREEERKRGEEERNRKKEEEERRKAEEDRKRKEEASRKQQQPSGGGKLDIQEKLTNLLRGLEERKGGQPRATHHRKSAALTSFKALYSFTARNTEELSFNADDIIEIDETAEREEGWLYGSKQGKMGWFPESYVEKVTPSNTSNNAAAAAAAVAAAAAPPTAPTKVPLQSQLSNALEAAKAGGTKSAFTPTHSPHLAPLETQGQQVVGNLLAQALCSWTAKTDNHLNFNKDDVIQVLEQQENWWLGELNGEKGWFPKTYVTLLGEEESSDKSSPPDESSDSLQPEEYVALYTYESPEPGDLTFKEGDMILVSKREGEWWNGSIGDRTGLFPGNYVKPKETETSSISGKKKQEIGQVIKAHSSAGPEQLNLENGQLVLILGKNASGWWLGELQARGKKRQKGWFPSSHIKILGSNSGKSTPAPQPVCQVIAIYDYTAANGDEMSFSKAQLINVIDKSNPDWWKGEINGVTGLFPTNYVTMTTAECDPSQQWCADLNSLDSLSPQEKKRQGYIHELIQTEERYVEDLNIVLEVFHKPMSESGRLNETEMSMIFVNWKELLACNTKLLKALRVRKNTGGDNMPVQMIGDILAEELSHMQPYIRFCSCQINGATLLQNRTDNEPDFKTFLKKIATDYRCKGMPLSSFLLKPMQRITRYPLHIKNILECTAEAHADRDPLRESLERAEELCQQVNEGVREKENSDRLEWIQTHVQCDGAVENLVFNSLTNCLGPRKLLHSGKMFKAKSNKELWSFLFNDFLLLTYAAKQFTSSGPDKLFSNKNNAQLKMYKPPVLLNEVLVKLPDPSSDEPIFHISHIDRVYILRTDNINERTAWVQKIKAASEEFIDTEKKKREKAYQARSVKSSGIGRLLVNILEATELKAGKPNGKSNPYCEVTMGAQIFTSRTLNDTLNPKWNFNCQFHIRDIYQDVLCITIFERDQFSPDVFLGRTEAPVATIKKELENKGPVTRRLLLHEVPTGEVWVRLDLQLFSGK from the exons ATGAATG GTGGTCTAAGCATATGGGCAGTCACTCCTGGGGAGAGGGACAAACATGATCAGAAGTTTGACACCCTCTCCCCAACAATGGGCTATGTCTCAG GGGAGCAGGCAAGGAAGTTTTTCCTCCAGTCAGGGCTACCTGCTTCAGTTTTGGCCGAGATATG GTCTTTGGCTGATATGAACAAAGATGGGAAGATGGACAGGTTGGAGTTTTCCATTGCTATGAAGCTCATAAAGCTAAAACTCCAGGGTACGCCGCTCCCTTCAGCACTGCCAATCATCATGAAGCAGCCCCCAGTGTCTGTTCAAGGCCTCAATAACCCCACCTCATCCATGACCAACCCCGCCTATG GTAACATGTCCATGATGCCTGGGACAAACCTTAGCATGTTAACCTCTATCTCCTTGGCAACCCCTGGACTCTCACCTTTGACACCAATGACAGGCCTCACCCCTTTGGTTCCTACGGCAACTGGCCTGAGCCCTCTCATAGCCTCCACCATGGGAAATGTCACACTGCCAAATGGCACCATGGGAATTCTCCATCCAATCCCAACTGGACCTTTGGCAACTG gTCTTCCTCTATCTGTGTCCAACTACTCCTCTCCGCTAGGAATGTCCTCTTCTCCTGCTGGTATAAACAAGGCCCCATCACTGCTGGACCTGGGATCCagcag CTCCGCTTCCTCGTCCCCATCTGTGATGTCACCTATGGTTGCTGGTCCCAGTGACTGGGCCGTGCCACATGCCTCTAGACTTAAATACAGACAGCAGTTCAACAGTCTGGATAAACAGATGACTGGATACCTCACTG GTCAACAGGTGAGAGGTGCCATGGCAACCACGATGCTGACTCAGACACAGCTGGCCTCCATCTG GACTTTAGCAGATGTGGATAAGGATGGCAAGCTGAAGGCTGAGGAGTTTATTCTGGCAATGCACCTGGTTGACATGGCAAAGAGCGGCCAACCACTGCCGCTAATGCTGCCAAGTGAGCTGGTGCCACCCACACAAAG GGGTGCACTGAATGGATCCAGCTCTTCTCTCTATGCAGCCCTGACTGACGACTTCGACATCGAACCTCCACAGAAAGTCAAGAGCAACC TGTCATTTGAGGATAGATTCAAAGCCAACCTGGAGCGAGGAAATGCAGAACTGGAGAAAAGACGAGTGGCGTTGCAGGAAGCTGAGAGGAGGGAGCGTGAGCGGCGTGCtcaaaaggagagagaggagcgagaaaagagagagagggaagcctgggaggcagaggagaggaggcggaaagaagaggagagaaggttGGAGCGACAGAGGGAGCTAGAGaggcagaaagaagaagagcGACAGAGGGAGATAGAAAGAAAGGAG GCTGCACAGCGGGAGCTTGAGCGtcagaggaaggaggagtgGGAGAGAAGGAGACGAGGAGAGCTCCAGATAAagagggagcaggagcaggatgATATCCTCAGACTGAAAGCTAAGAAGAGGAGTCTGGAGATGGAGCTGGAAGCTGTG GGTAACAAGCATCGTCAGATCTCAGACCGGCTGCGTGACATTCATAATAAGAAGAAGGTTCAGAAGACGGAGCTGGATCTCACCAGTCAAAGGAAAGAGTCACGTCAACAGGACATTAACAACGTACACAAACAGCtagag GAGTTCCAGAGGAAGTTGTCCCAGATGACTCCGGAGCAGAAGAGACTCCGAGAGAAACTCAAAAACATGACCCTGAATAACCTGCCTG TGTCATCCATGTCCACCATGAAGGTGAGCGTTTCTGAGAAAAAAGGGAAGTGTATGAAACTGCGAGATCAGCtggaaactctggagaaagagaCTGCTGCCAAACTGGCTGAGATGGAccattataataaaaatgtgcag GAACTGAGAGAAAGccagaggaagcagcaggaagCATTAGAGAAACTACGGAGCATCAAAGAGGACAAACGACGTGAGCTGATTCGAAgaaaggagcaggaagaggagaggaaacgacaggaggaggaaaggaagcggaaggaggaagaggaagctcAAAG ACGTATTAAAATCGAAAAGGAGCGCCAGTGGCAGGAGAAGCTGAGGATGGATGAAGAGGAGCGTCAGAGGAGactccaggaggagaaagaggctaaacagagggaggaggaggagagggagagacaggcgTTGATCCGAGCTGCAAAAGAGCAGGCCGAGCGAGAGCTCAGAGcaaaagaggaggcagagcgcaagagacgagaggaggagagacggaaaagagaagaggaggagaggaagaaaagagaggaggaggagcgtcAAAGGCaggtggagagacagaggcaggaggaggagagaagaaagctggaggaggaaaggagacagctagaggaagaaaggagaaaaCTTGAGGAAGAGCgtagaaaagaggagaaaagaaggaaagatgaGGAGGAGCGGAAGAGGTTAGAGGTGgaaaggagagagatggagcacaggagggagagggaggaggaggagaggaggagacaaaggGCGGCCGAGGCCGCTGTCCGAGATGCAGAGACGAGGAAAAAgcacgaggaagaggagagcaggaagagagaggaggaggaaaggcgaagaagggatgaagagaggaaaagggttcagcagcagcaggaggaggagaagagaaggcgtgaggaggaaagaaagaggggggaagaggagaggaatagaaagaaggaggaagaggaaaggaggaaagCCGAggaggacagaaagagaaaggaggaggcaTCTcgtaagcagcagcagcccagtGGAGGAGGGAAGCTGGATATTCAGGAGAAACTGACAAATCTGCTGAGAGgactggaggagaggaaag GTGGACAACCCAGAGCCACACATCACAGGAAATCAGCTGCTCTCACTTCCTTTAAAGCGCTTTACTCGTTCACTGCACGAAACACCGAAGAGCTCAGCTTCAATGCAGATGATATCATTGAG ATTGATGAGACAGCAGAGCGGGAGGAGGGTTGGCTGTATGGCAGCAAACAAGGGAAGATGGGTTGGTTCCCAGAGAGCTACGTCGAGAAAGTGACCCCATCAAACACTTCTaataatgctgctgctgctgctgctgctgttgctgctgctgctgctccaccaacTGCTCCAACTAAGGTGCCGCTCCAGTCACAGCTTTCCAATGCGCTTGAGGCTGCCAAAGCAGGAGGCACCAAATCTGCCTTCACACCAACACACTCTCCACACCTCGCACCCTTGGAGACACAAGGACAG CAGGTGGTAGGAAACCTGCTTGCCCAGGCCCTGTGTTCGTGGACAGCAAAGACGGACAATCATCTGAACTTCAACAAGGACGATGTCATCCAGgtgctggagcagcaggagaactGGTGGCTGGGAGAGCTGAATGGTGAAAAGGGCTGGTTCCCGAAGACTTACGTGACACTgctgggagaagaggagagttCAGA CAAGAGTTCCCCTCCTGATGAGTCCAGTGACAGTCTGCAGCCTGAAG aATATGTGGCATTGTATACATATGAGTCTCCGGAGCCTGGTGATTTAACGTTCAAAGAAGGGGACATGATCTTGGTGAGcaagagagaaggagagtggTGGAACGGCTCGATAGGCGACCGAACAGGCTTGTTCCCCGGCAACTATGTGAAACCCAAAGAGACAGAG ACATCGAGCATTTCTGGAAAGAAGAAGCAAG agatAGGCCAGGTGATCAAGGCCCACTCCTCTGCTGGCCCTGAGCAGCTAAATCTGGAAAACGGCCAGCTTGTCCTCATCCTTGGAAAGAACGCCTCTGGCTGGTGGCTAGGAGAACTACAG GCCCGTGgtaaaaagagacagaagggCTGGTTCCCTTCTTCTCACATCAAAATATTGGGATCCAACAGTGGAAAGTCCACCCCAGCCCCCCAGCCAG tctgtcagGTGATTGCCATATATGACTATACCGCCGCCAACGGGGACGAAATGAGCTTCTCGAAAGCTCAACTGATCAACGTCATAGACAAGAGCAACCCTGATTGGTGGAAAGGAGAGATCAACGGGGTCACTGGCCTGTTCCCCACCAATTACGTTACGATGACCACGGCAGAATGCGACCCCAGCCAGCAAT GGTGTGCAGACCTGAACAGCCTGGACTCACTGAGCCCtcaggagaagaagagacaggGTTACATCCACGAGCTGATACAGACCGAGGAGAGATACGTGGAAGACTTGAATATAGTGCTAGAG gttttcCACAAGCCTATGTCAGAGTCAGGCCGGTTGAATGAGACAGAGATGTCCATGATCTTTGTCAACTGGAAAGAGCTGCTGGCCTGCAACACCAAACTTCTCAA GGCTCTACGTGTTCGTAAGAACACAGGTGGGGACAACATGCCGGTGCAGATGATTGGAGATATACTAGCTGAGGAGCTGTCTCACATGCAGCCTTACATCCGTTTCTGCTCCTGCCAAATCAACGGAGCCACGCTGCTCCAGAATCGCACCGACAACGAGCCGGACTTCAAGACCTTCCTCAAG AAAATCGCCACAGACTACAGGTGTAAGGGAATGCCGCTGTCCAGCTTCCTGCTGAAACCCATGCAGAGGATCACACGCTACCCACTGCACATCAAAAAT atccTGGAGTGCACTGCAGAGGCCCATGCTGATCGAGATCCTCTGAGAGAGTCTCTGGAGCGAGCCGAGGAACTCTGTCAACAG GTGAACGAGGGcgtcagagagaaggagaactCTGACAGACTGGAATGGATTCAGACCCATGTACAATGTGATGGTGCTGTAGAG AACCTGGTCTTTAACTCTCTTACCAACTGTTTAGGCCCCAGGAAGTTACTCCACAGTGGTAAG ATGTTCAAGGCAAAGAGCAACAAGGAGCTGTGGTCTTTCCTCTTCAACGACTTCCTGCTCCTGACGTATGCAGCGAAACAGTTCACCTCTTCTGGGCCCGATAAACTGTTCAGCAACAAGAACAATGCACAGCTCAAGATGTACAAACCA cCTGTGCTGTTAAATGAAGTTCTGGTGAAGCTGCCTGATCCTTCCAGTGACGAGCCCATTTTCCACATCTCACACATTGATAGAGTCTACATCCTCAGGACTGACAACATCAATGAACG GACGGCGTGGGTCCAGAAGATCAAGGCTGCGTCTGAAGAGTTCATTGATacggaaaagaaaaaaagggaaaaggctTATCAAG ctcgGTCTGTGAAGTCAAGTGGAATTGGCAGACTCCTCGTCAACATCTTAGAAGCAACTGAGCTCAAGGCTGGAAAACCAAATG